Below is a genomic region from Rouxiella chamberiensis.
TCAGCTTGCGAATGTAATCGCCAATGGCGGGATTGACCTGACGTGCAAGATAGACGAAACGGCCTTTCGGATTGGTATTGACGCGGGAGGTCAGCTGATCAAGCGGGATGTTGAGCGCATCGGCCAGCGCCTTCCAGCGGCTGTCGACCGTGATCCCGCCATGCTCGTTCACCTCTTTGGGATCGGCCCAGATAGCGTTGACCGGCACACTGACCGCGAGCGGTCGACCGGCGCGGTCGCTAATCATGCCGCGCGAGGTCGGAATGGTCTGCACGCGAAGGGAGCGGAGATCGCCCTCTTTCACCAGTTTGTCGGGATTGATGACCTGCAGATAGGCGACACGCAGCATCAGGCCGAGCAGCGCCAGAAGAATACCTCCGCACAGCAACGCAAAACGCCAGCTTATAAAGCTGGCTTTATCTTCCTGACGCCTGAACTTCGCGGCACTGGTCGCTTTCTTCATCTGTCGCTTATCATCTCCATGAAAGAACTGACGGTTAAATGAGGGCGGACGCTCTTTATTTACTGCTGCACTACGATGGTTTCCTGTGCAGGATCAACGTGTTGCATCTGCAATTTTTCAGTAGCGATCCGCTCTACCCGACTGTGATCGCCGAGGGCGTTCTCTTCGAGGATCAGGTTGCGCCATTCGATATCCAGCGCATCCTTTTCCAGCACCAGCTGTTCGCGTTGAGCGGTCAGCAGGCGCGTCTTGTGCGAGACAGTGACGACCGCCATGGCGCTGATCAACGTCGAGATCAGCAGGATCATGGGGATTTTTCCGTGGCGCATGATGTCGCCAGCAATAACCCCGACCAAACCATGACGCTCATTTCCTATCATTGCGCGGTCCTCGCGGCAAAGCGCAGCACAGAGCTTCGTGCGCGGGTGTTTTCAGCAATTTCGGCTTCCGAAGGCATCATCTTGCCCAGGGATTTCAAGGTACGTCCGCCGAGACTCTGCAACTGCGCTTCCGTCATCGGAATACCGGAAGGCACCTGCGGCCCGCGGCTGTGCTGGCGAATAAACCGCTTCACAATGCGGTCTTCCAGCGAGTGGAAACTGATAACCGACAAGCGACCGTCCGTGGCAAGCACTTCATGCGCACCTTCAAGTGCCCGTTCAATTTCTTCAAGCTCACTGTTGATATAGATAC
It encodes:
- the ftsL gene encoding cell division protein FtsL, giving the protein MIGNERHGLVGVIAGDIMRHGKIPMILLISTLISAMAVVTVSHKTRLLTAQREQLVLEKDALDIEWRNLILEENALGDHSRVERIATEKLQMQHVDPAQETIVVQQ